DNA from Candidatus Hydrogenedentota bacterium:
AAAAGTTGTCGAATTAAAAGGACTTATGACCAGCATCCCGGGCCAAGATCGTCATGCCGGTTTTCGCGAAGGCATCAAAGACAGTGACATCGATATTATTTTTGAAGCAGATATGCGGTGGCTCCAACCCAACGCACAAAGTGAAATGGAATCAGCGCTCACCCGATTTCCCGAAATCGATCTGGTCTACGCGCACAATGATCCCGGCGCTTACGGCGCTTATCTGGCTGCCAAGGCGGCAAATCGTGAAAAGGAAATCCGCTTTGTTGGTATTGATGGGTTGCCGCAAGAAGGGCTCGCCTATGTGGAGCAGGGTATATTGGATGTAACTTTTGAATATCCCACAGGCGGCGCCGAGGCGGTGCAATATGCCCTCACGATTCTTCAAGGCGAATCCGTGCCTAAAAATGTGGTACTTCCTTCCCGCTTTTTTACCAAGGATAATCTTGATCAAGGAGGCGAAATGCTGGAATAGTCACGCTTTTGATACCGGACAATCAAAATTGATGTGTGTGTAGAGACGGTAAAGCGTAAAGGTCGAATATGTCATCTTCCCGTGAAAAGTTGAATCTAAAAGAGCCGTGGCTGGTCGTCGTTGATCCTCAAGACGAAGGCATAGCAAAAGGCTGGTTTGAAAGCTACCCTGACGAAAAGGCGCAACCGAAATGCAGTCCCTTCATCGGACACGCAGACAAATCGGCAGCTGCGGCGCCCTACTGGTATTGCCATCGCTTTGATCTGGACAAATCCTTTTCGGAAAAATATTTGGAATTACAGATAGATGCGCTGCGCGGTAATGTGCATCTATGGCTGAATGGTGCCGCCTTATCCACCGTTGCAGGCGACGGCGGTCCCTTGCACTTTAGCCTAGACAATGCGCTGTGTAAAGAACACAATGAATTGGTCATGCGCGTGGCGCCGCCGGAACAACACGATGAAAGACTGTTGGCAATCCAATCGCTCTATCCTACGATAGGCAAAGGCGGAGCAGCTGTGCGTTGGGGGCTTATGGGCGCGGTTTATCTTTTGGCGCAGCCTCGGTTTTGTATTACGACCTTACAAGTGCAGCCTGATCTGCGGCGCAGACGTGTTGTGGTCAACGTGGCGCTTTCCGAAGAGATGGAAGACGCCGAAATTCTTCTGAAGATTGAGGGAACTGATTATGCCGCCTCCGGCAGACCGGGGAAAATTTCAATACCCCTCAATCATTTTGACCGTTGGAGTCCGAAACAGCCCCATCTCTATACACTGTCCGTAACTTTATTGTTGGAACAGCAGGTATTAGATCAAAGGCAAACGCGCTTCGGCATGTTCGAATTCGGTGTGAAGGATCACCGCTTTCATCTCAACCACCGTCCGTTTTTACTGCGTGCCCTTCACTATCGACCGCCCTGTCCCACACGCTTTTCCCCTGCCGATCAGGTATCGCTCGTACGTCATGATATGAACCGCGCGAAAGCGGCGGGCTTCAACATGCTCCATTTGACCGATCTGCCGCTTCCCCCTTGTATTTTTGATCTTGCCGATGAACTCGGCATGTTATTGTATGTCGAATATTCTTGTCAGGTTCATGGTCCATGGGACGGAAGCACCGAGCCCTATACTCAAGGCTTAAGAAATCTGATTCAAAGCCGATGTCAGCATCCGGCGGTCGCTATTTGGGGCGTTCGCACAGAAGCGGGCACATCGGAAGCACTCACTGATGAGGCGCTGCGTAATGCCGCGGAAACACTGTGTACAGAGGCGCGCCTTTTGGATCCTTCCCGTCTTATCTTTGGGCATCACGGCGGCGAAGTGCGCTGGGGTTCCTCGTACTTGATCCGTCCCTATCACTCCGACATCATGCCCTATGATGCACTTTGTCTGTACCAACGCGCTCCTTCCGATATCTTAATTCGCGATTATTTCGCGAACCACGGCATTCCCTCACGCCTTGCTTTTGTCAGCGCCTTCGGTTTTGCTACCCCCACAGACTGGCCCGTTATCCTCGAAGGAACCGATGACGACGCAGATCACTCTGAATCTGCTTCTCCCGACTGGCAGCACTGGAAATCCTGTTTGGAAGGATTTAAAACCCGTGGGCTCGACCGACTTTTTGGTGATTTCTTCGGCTTCTGTGATGCGGCGCGGCAACTGCAAACGGAAGCAGCTGCTATTCAAATCGACGCCATATTGTCGAATCCAAAACTTGCAGGCTATTGTTATCTTGGGATGACAGAAGGCGCGTCCTCATCGCCCGACGACGGAGCAGAGAAGGAAGAGACGCCTGATACTGCCGTGAAACATTTTGCCAAGGTGCAGGCTTCGTTACGGCCGATCATTAATCTTTCCAAAATGAATCTGGGTCTGCGTGAACAATGTGACGTACAAATTAGGTTATGCAATGAAAATGGCTTTAGCGGAACGGTGTGGCTTACCTTACAGGTGATTGGTCCTACCAACCAGACCTTGTGGAAGAAAAAACGCACGCTCAAGGTGCCCCGTAATTATCATGAGTTGTGGTCGGGAACGGTTACAGCTTCCAGTACGCCGGGACAACATCGTTTTGTAGCCCGTTTTATGGCGGAGGATATGACGCTCTTGGCAGAGCATACCGAGAGTTTTTATGTATTTGAAAAATGCGCAGCTTCTGATGTCAATATTCATCTTCTAGACCCGGAAAACGAATACGGCGCCGTGCTGCGCAGCTTTGCCAAGACCGCCAATCTTTTGGCTCCCGTTCATATCATTCCGCCCCTTGCCAATACCATACGCGCCTATCCCGATAATGAATTGGCGCAGATTATGGCACAAGTGAAGGACGGCGCCATTGCCATCTTTTTTAGACCGCCAGAAGATTGGAATGATCTCGCGCCATGGTTTGCTGAGGGCCTTAATGCCACGGCGAAAGAGGTGATCGGCGGCGACACATCTGTCTATCATTACGCTAAATTGCATCCCGTCTTCGACAAATTACCGTCGCGCTGTCTCATGGGACAGCCCTATGCCGCTATCGTGCCCGACAAAAGCTTTCTAGAAGCGGGCGACGAAGATATTCGCGGCGCTTTTCATGCGCCGCCCATCACCGACGATACAGACGCCCAACAAGGCGAAGACTGGTGGCGCACAAATATTCTAGTGCACACTTACGGCGCCGGCCGTATTGTCATGACCCATTTACGCATACTTGAAGGGCTCGGAAAAGATCCGGCGGCGGGACATCTCTTTGTCAATCTCTTAAATCATTTCGGACGACGGAGCGTGCCGTCCAACGTGCCCCTGCAGCCCGAACCCAAAGCGGTTGAATGGATGCACGGACAACATCATCGGGTGGTGCGCCGCTGGATGGTGATCGGTGAATTCCCCAACTGGGTGCTGAACGGCGGATTGAATACCGTCTACCCCCCTGAAGAAGGCATCGACTTTAACGCAGCGTATGAAGGCTGGTATCAGCCGGTGCGCTGGCGCAGCTGGTACACACGGACGGATCAAGACAATCTGTTGGACTTTCAGCAGGCATTGACGCCTGTACACGCCTCCTATCCAAAATATGATCATGCCCTTGCCTATGCCTATACGGAGATCAACGCTGATCGCCGTGTCGAAGCAGTTTTGCATCTGGGGCTGCAAAATGATACCCGGATCTGGCTAAATCAGACGCTTATCTATGAATACAAGAAGCAAGCCCAGTCTGATCCTATTGTTCGCCATGCAATGACCATTAGCTTAAAACCCGGCAAAAATACGATCTTGGTCAAGGGTGCGAAACATTACGGAGCCTTCGCCTTTTCCCTTGATTGTGTTGCTGAGGGAGCCGCCTTGCGTACCATCAAGTGGTGGAAATAAAATTGGCTTGGATCAAGCCACACAAAAGAGACAAAGAAACTGTGCTGAAACGCGCGCCTGAAATAGAACAAGGTGTTTCCTTGTGGATGGAGTTATGGCGGCGCTTGCGCGCTAACCGCCTCGCCTTGGCAGGTATCGTTCTGCTCGCTGTTGTCGTATTGCTCACTGTCATCGTGCCTTGGATTACGCCTTATGGCTACGAGACACAAGACACGGCTTTAGGCGCTTCTTCACCCTCACCACAGCACTGGCTGGGAACGGATATATTGGGGCGTGATCTGCTCACCCGCCTTGTGTACGGCGGCCGTGTTTCATTAGGGGTAGGCTTCATTGCCACACTTGTTTCCGTATTGATCGGTATCGTATACGGCGCATTATCGGGCTATGCCGGCGGCCGCACTGATATGGTCATGATGCGCTTGGTCGATATTCTTTACGCACTGCCCTTCACCGTCTTTGTCATCATTCTCATGGTATTCTTCGGGCGTAATTTCATCTTTCTTTTCGTAGCCATCGGTGCCGTGGAATGGCTGACAACGGCGCGCATTGCCCGCGGCCAAACCTTGTCTCTGCGCAAGTCTGAATTTGTACAAGCTGCTGTGGTTATGGGCTTCAGCCGCGCCCGCATCCTCTTTCGTCACGTCATTCCGAACATGCTCGGCCCCATTATTATTTATGCGACCTTGACGGTGCCCCGCGTCATGTTGCTGGAAGCCTTTCTCAGTTTTTTAGGATTAGGCGTGCAGCCGCCCATGAGCTCTTGGGGATTGTTGATCCGTGAGGGTGTCGAGACCATGGAAGAGTATCCGTGGCTGTTGCTTTTTCCCGGATTCCTCTTTACATTGACCTTATTCGCGTTGAATGCATTGGGCGACGGATTGCGGGATGCGTTGGATCCACGCATGGCGAAAGAGTAGCGTTATGGATGGAGTCTCCATGCCTCTGTTAGAAGTGAAAGCGTTACGGATCTGGTTTCATATGCGCGACGGGATTACGCACGCCGTGGACGGTATCGACTTTTCTGTAAACCGCCGAGAAAGCTTGGGTATTGTCGGTGAATCAGGCTGCGGCAAATCGGTCACTTTTCATGGCGTGTTGGGACTGCTGCCCAAACCGCCTGCACAGATTCAATCGGGCACCGCGCTTTTTAAAGGGGTTGATCTGCTCACAGCCCATAGCGCCCACTTATCGCAAATCCGCGGCAAAGATATAGGCCTTGTTTTTCAGGATCCCATGACCGCCCTCAATCCCTATATGAAGGTGGGCATTCAAGTAATGGAACCGCTCCTTGCTCATGGTCTATGCAGCCGTGCCGAGGCAAAGGATCGTGCCCGTGCTATGCTAAGTGCCGTGGGTATCGCGGACAGTGCAGCACGGATGAACCAATATCCTCACGAATTTTCAGGTGGAATGCGTCAACGT
Protein-coding regions in this window:
- a CDS encoding substrate-binding domain-containing protein, which encodes MSALFVVMAIVGLVVAACSKSDSDKASTDAAGPRKFTIGMSQCNLGEPWRVQMNSDIAAEAKKHAELRVIFKDAQNQTSIQQNHVREFISQGVDLIIVSPLEAAPLTGPVEEAYSKGIPVIVLDRAVLGENFTMFIGADNVKIGEAAGRWIKEELQGHGKVVELKGLMTSIPGQDRHAGFREGIKDSDIDIIFEADMRWLQPNAQSEMESALTRFPEIDLVYAHNDPGAYGAYLAAKAANREKEIRFVGIDGLPQEGLAYVEQGILDVTFEYPTGGAEAVQYALTILQGESVPKNVVLPSRFFTKDNLDQGGEMLE
- a CDS encoding ABC transporter permease, giving the protein MELWRRLRANRLALAGIVLLAVVVLLTVIVPWITPYGYETQDTALGASSPSPQHWLGTDILGRDLLTRLVYGGRVSLGVGFIATLVSVLIGIVYGALSGYAGGRTDMVMMRLVDILYALPFTVFVIILMVFFGRNFIFLFVAIGAVEWLTTARIARGQTLSLRKSEFVQAAVVMGFSRARILFRHVIPNMLGPIIIYATLTVPRVMLLEAFLSFLGLGVQPPMSSWGLLIREGVETMEEYPWLLLFPGFLFTLTLFALNALGDGLRDALDPRMAKE